Proteins co-encoded in one Spirosoma endbachense genomic window:
- a CDS encoding cytochrome-c peroxidase, with protein MTQCTFHSAKKLGLVISLFLFGLAVACQTKSGGSDDPAPDTTDTGGVQFHTTPVPFRQPANFPTPVYELSQNPLTVQGVALGKSLFYDTQLSRDSTVSCGFCHQQFAGFAHSDHALSHGIDNKFGTRNVPSLQNAAWGREFFWDGGITDLNTLFIAPLTNPVEMDMKFANVLARVQQSPKYPQMFKSAFGSDTVTTARFLKAISQFVLTLVSADSRYDKYVRKESGGDLTSDELAGLTLFKQKCATCHATDLFTDYSYRNNGLPVSSINDQGRYTITLNEADRLKFKVPSLRNVERTFPYMHDGRFTTLEQVLNHYSTGVKDSPTLDPALKANGQLGIALTATEQQQVISFLKTLTDNTFITNRAFGPN; from the coding sequence ATGACCCAATGTACTTTCCATAGCGCTAAAAAGTTAGGGCTGGTCATCAGTCTCTTTTTGTTTGGGCTGGCTGTGGCCTGTCAAACAAAATCGGGCGGTAGTGATGACCCCGCTCCCGATACGACAGATACGGGTGGTGTGCAATTTCATACTACCCCTGTTCCGTTTCGGCAACCGGCCAATTTTCCCACTCCTGTTTACGAACTTAGTCAGAACCCATTAACGGTTCAGGGTGTAGCTTTAGGAAAGTCGTTGTTTTATGACACCCAGCTGTCCCGCGATAGTACGGTTAGTTGTGGATTCTGTCACCAGCAGTTTGCTGGTTTTGCCCACTCCGACCATGCGCTGAGCCATGGAATAGACAATAAGTTTGGAACGCGTAATGTGCCCAGTCTGCAAAATGCGGCATGGGGGCGCGAGTTTTTCTGGGATGGTGGGATAACGGATCTGAACACACTGTTTATTGCCCCGCTCACCAACCCGGTTGAAATGGACATGAAGTTTGCCAATGTCCTGGCGCGGGTGCAGCAAAGTCCCAAATATCCGCAAATGTTTAAGTCCGCCTTTGGTTCAGACACCGTTACGACGGCTCGGTTCCTGAAAGCGATTTCGCAGTTTGTATTGACGCTCGTTTCCGCTGATTCGCGCTATGATAAATACGTCAGGAAAGAATCCGGGGGCGACCTGACAAGTGATGAACTGGCGGGACTGACGCTATTCAAGCAGAAGTGTGCGACCTGTCATGCCACCGATTTATTCACGGATTATAGCTATCGCAACAACGGGCTTCCTGTAAGTAGCATCAACGACCAGGGGCGTTACACGATTACGCTCAATGAAGCCGATCGGCTAAAATTTAAAGTGCCCAGCCTGCGCAATGTTGAGCGTACATTTCCTTACATGCACGATGGGCGCTTCACAACGCTGGAGCAGGTGCTCAACCACTATTCTACGGGAGTGAAAGATAGCCCTACGCTCGATCCGGCTCTGAAAGCGAATGGTCAACTCGGCATTGCATTAACTGCCACCGAACAGCAACAGGTGATCAGCTTCCTGAAAACGCTGACCGATAACACGTTTATTACCAATCGGGCATTCGGGCCGAATTAG
- a CDS encoding MerC domain-containing protein, translated as MKTDILSRKADYIGITGSVLCIIHCLITPVLLMSTALIQDEHLRFGYLSLDYLFIGVNIVAVYSATRHYALPAVKKSLWGFLSLFTIAILLEDVSPIFEYIGYAASAGLVITHLINIRQHRLQHVH; from the coding sequence ATGAAAACTGATATTCTCTCTCGCAAAGCTGACTACATTGGCATTACCGGGTCGGTATTGTGTATTATTCACTGCCTGATTACGCCTGTTTTATTGATGTCCACTGCTTTGATTCAGGATGAACACCTTCGCTTCGGTTACCTGAGCCTGGACTACCTCTTTATCGGCGTCAACATTGTGGCCGTTTATTCGGCAACACGCCATTATGCGCTGCCAGCCGTCAAAAAATCACTCTGGGGATTTCTAAGTCTGTTCACCATCGCCATTCTGCTGGAAGACGTAAGCCCAATCTTTGAATACATAGGCTATGCAGCGTCGGCGGGTCTGGTGATTACCCATCTGATCAACATTCGCCAGCATCGTTTACAGCACGTTCATTAA
- a CDS encoding TapB family protein, giving the protein MKTLAFALLTICMTISRSQSQDCMGITFKAGMNFEMSTFSGKDKPTGKIIYQVKDVHKEGSSTIMDIVAQFQDEKGNQRPSYPIHYTCTGDELVADLSGMAQGMQSSMKDMEMKLKTNKLVYPGKLSVGQKLSDGQMDADMLSNGNTMMTMSMTMSNRQVEGQQSVTTPAGTFDTYKVTSDMNFENRMMGIPIRGTMRVVSYRANNQLLDIKSETYNKNGKLMGYTLLSKVN; this is encoded by the coding sequence ATGAAAACGCTTGCCTTTGCACTGCTCACCATTTGCATGACCATAAGCCGTAGCCAGTCGCAGGACTGTATGGGCATCACGTTTAAAGCCGGAATGAACTTTGAAATGAGTACGTTCAGCGGTAAAGATAAACCTACCGGCAAAATCATCTATCAGGTAAAAGATGTCCACAAAGAAGGCAGTTCAACTATTATGGACATAGTGGCTCAGTTTCAGGACGAAAAAGGCAATCAACGCCCCTCGTATCCGATTCATTATACCTGCACGGGCGATGAGCTTGTGGCCGACTTATCGGGCATGGCGCAGGGCATGCAGAGCAGTATGAAAGATATGGAAATGAAACTGAAAACAAACAAGCTGGTGTATCCGGGCAAACTCAGCGTCGGCCAGAAACTATCAGATGGACAAATGGACGCTGATATGCTGAGCAATGGGAATACGATGATGACAATGTCGATGACGATGAGCAACCGACAGGTCGAAGGTCAGCAATCAGTTACCACACCCGCCGGTACGTTCGATACCTACAAAGTCACGTCCGATATGAATTTTGAGAACCGGATGATGGGCATTCCTATCCGGGGCACTATGCGTGTGGTAAGCTACCGGGCCAACAATCAGCTTCTGGACATTAAGTCAGAAACCTACAACAAGAACGGTAAACTGATGGGTTACACGCTGTTAAGCAAAGTGAACTAA
- the bshA gene encoding N-acetyl-alpha-D-glucosaminyl L-malate synthase BshA — protein MKIGIVCYPTFGGSGVVATELGKALAKNGHQIHFITYQQPPRLDFFNENVFYHEVNIPSYPLFQYAPYESALASEMVNVVTNENVDLLHVHYAIPHASAAYMAKMILRSQGRNVPVVTTLHGTDITLVGKDASYEPVVTFSINESDGVTSVSENLRQDTYAHFKVHRDIEVIPNFIDLDRFRRQQKEHFKKAICPNGEKLIVHTSNFRRVKRIDDAVMMFFHVQKQIPAKLLLVGDGPERARIERLVRDLGIYDQVRFLGKLDAVEEVLSVADLFVMPSENESFGLAALEAMACEVPLITSNAGGLPELNIQGVTGFLSPVGDVDDMVKNALYVLDDEHLPTFKANALARAKEFELSRILPLYEAHYERVLKESRLAV, from the coding sequence ATGAAAATCGGTATTGTATGCTACCCGACTTTTGGGGGCAGTGGCGTTGTCGCCACCGAACTTGGTAAAGCACTGGCTAAAAATGGCCACCAGATTCACTTCATCACTTATCAGCAACCACCTCGGCTCGATTTTTTCAACGAAAACGTTTTTTATCACGAAGTAAATATACCATCATATCCGCTCTTTCAGTACGCTCCCTATGAGTCGGCTCTGGCCAGCGAAATGGTTAATGTAGTAACGAACGAAAACGTTGATTTACTACACGTTCACTACGCTATTCCGCACGCATCTGCGGCCTATATGGCTAAAATGATTCTGCGCTCGCAGGGGCGGAACGTGCCTGTTGTTACAACACTTCATGGTACTGACATCACACTCGTAGGTAAGGATGCATCGTATGAGCCTGTTGTAACGTTCAGTATCAACGAGTCTGATGGCGTTACGTCGGTTTCCGAAAATCTACGACAGGATACGTACGCTCATTTTAAGGTTCACCGCGATATCGAAGTCATTCCGAACTTCATTGATCTGGATCGATTCCGGCGCCAGCAGAAAGAACACTTCAAGAAAGCGATCTGCCCGAACGGTGAAAAACTGATTGTGCACACGTCAAATTTCCGTCGGGTGAAGCGGATCGACGATGCTGTTATGATGTTTTTTCATGTTCAGAAACAGATACCGGCAAAACTATTGCTGGTCGGCGATGGTCCCGAACGTGCCCGAATAGAACGCCTGGTGCGTGACCTGGGCATCTACGATCAGGTGAGGTTTCTGGGCAAGCTGGATGCGGTTGAAGAAGTGTTATCGGTAGCCGATTTATTTGTGATGCCTTCCGAAAACGAAAGTTTTGGACTGGCAGCCCTCGAAGCGATGGCATGCGAAGTGCCGCTGATCACATCAAACGCCGGTGGGCTTCCTGAATTGAACATACAGGGTGTAACGGGTTTCCTGAGTCCGGTTGGCGATGTCGATGACATGGTCAAAAACGCACTCTATGTTTTAGACGATGAACATCTGCCTACTTTCAAGGCAAATGCGCTGGCAAGAGCCAAGGAATTCGAGTTATCCCGTATCTTGCCGCTCTATGAAGCTCACTATGAGCGGGTGTTGAAAGAGTCCCGGCTGGCAGTGTAG
- a CDS encoding geranylgeranylglycerol-phosphate geranylgeranyltransferase, with protein sequence MSTRQPIPFSAFAFGFLRLIRVQNLLIVVLTQFLARLVLVGPREAWPRLLTDPTIWLLSLSTVCIAAAGYIINDYFDIKIDLVNKPDRVVIGRYLKRRVAIGTHQLLNIIGCLIGLYLSKWVFLTDVISVSLLWLYSAQLKRQPFIGNIVVSLLTALSLIVLAVYYRQNAEMLLIYALFSFGISLVREIIKDMQDVRGDARFGCRTLPIVWGLRRTKYLLYVLIGSFIFCMFLIADSLSNLRLGLIFLVLLIPLIWLTYRLVFADTRRDFGYLSNLCKLIMLLGVVSMVWA encoded by the coding sequence ATGTCTACGCGTCAGCCCATACCCTTTTCGGCCTTCGCATTCGGATTCCTGCGGCTGATCCGGGTGCAGAATCTGCTGATTGTGGTATTGACGCAATTTCTGGCCCGGCTCGTTCTGGTTGGCCCCCGCGAAGCCTGGCCCCGGCTGCTGACCGACCCAACCATTTGGCTCCTTTCGTTATCCACCGTTTGTATTGCCGCAGCCGGTTATATCATCAACGACTATTTCGACATCAAGATTGATCTCGTCAATAAGCCCGACCGAGTGGTCATAGGTCGTTATCTGAAGCGTCGAGTTGCCATTGGCACGCATCAACTCCTCAACATAATCGGCTGTCTCATTGGCTTATATTTGAGTAAGTGGGTATTTCTGACCGATGTTATTTCGGTATCACTTTTGTGGCTTTATTCGGCCCAGCTAAAGCGACAGCCTTTTATTGGGAACATTGTTGTTTCGCTGTTAACAGCCTTGTCGCTCATTGTTCTGGCGGTTTATTACCGTCAGAATGCCGAAATGCTGCTTATTTATGCCTTGTTTTCGTTCGGCATTTCGCTTGTCCGTGAAATCATCAAAGACATGCAGGATGTTCGGGGCGACGCCCGGTTCGGTTGCCGGACATTGCCGATCGTCTGGGGACTACGCCGAACCAAATACCTGCTCTACGTACTCATCGGGTCGTTTATTTTCTGTATGTTTCTCATCGCCGATTCGCTTAGTAATCTGCGGCTTGGCCTGATCTTCCTGGTACTTCTGATTCCACTCATCTGGCTCACCTACCGGCTTGTTTTTGCCGACACCCGACGCGACTTCGGCTACCTGAGCAATCTTTGTAAGCTCATTATGCTTTTGGGTGTTGTGAGCATGGTATGGGCATGA